In Panacibacter ginsenosidivorans, the following proteins share a genomic window:
- a CDS encoding glycoside hydrolase family 3 C-terminal domain-containing protein, producing the protein MKKTLPVSILLLIVCISSTAQQPLYKNPKLPVDERVKDLLSRMTPEEKFWQLFMIPGDLDNADSTQYKNGIFGFQVSAASKGDAGGQMLNYNTNENGLVLARKINSIQKYFVEHTRLGIPIIAFDEALHGLVRDGATAFPQAIALSATWDTILMRTVARAIAEETKARGIRDILTPVVNIASDVRWGRTEETYGEDPFLTSEMGVAFVSAFEKMGIVTTPKHFVANVGDGGRDSYPIHWNERLLDEIYLAPFKACIERGGSRSVMSAYNTVDGTSASSNKWLLTDKLKKEWGFGGFVISDANAVGGDVVLHYTAKDYAEAGKNAVNGGLDVIFQTEYKHHQLFIPPFLNGEVDQQRIDDAVSRVLKAKFELGLFEQPYVSEEAVRELMKDKTHKVIAKQSALESIVLLKNEKNTLPLNKNIKTIAVIGEEATAARLGGYSGTGNGKINMLNGIKEKAANTKVLYAPGAGIRSDDWVVVPAENLHYNKEEGLHAEYFSNITLAGTPTVTRTDKQINFGWTLFSPDPKLDLDFYSARWAGKITSPKTGNFKIGLDGNDGFRLYINNKLIIDNWKKQTYSTLLTDYYFEKAKQYDIRIEFFEPNGNAHLKLIWNVDVNNNWKQKIQEAVTTAQKADVAIVTVGIHEGEFQDRAMLSLPGHQEELIKAVAATGKPVVVLLIGGSAITMNNWLDKVNSVVDVWYPGEEGGHAVADILFGDYNPAGRLPITFPIDESQLPLVYNHKPTGRGDDYYNLTGLPLFPFGFGLSYTTFEYSNMQLRKNNINQKDSAIVTCTIKNTGSKDGDEVVQLYIHDLLASVSRPVMELKGFQRIHLNAGESKEISFTITPAMLSMLDKDLHTVVEPGDFRIMIGASSRDLRLKQTLTVKE; encoded by the coding sequence ATGAAGAAAACTCTGCCAGTTAGTATTTTGTTATTGATAGTTTGTATCTCATCAACAGCTCAACAACCGCTTTACAAAAATCCAAAACTGCCTGTTGATGAAAGGGTAAAAGACCTGTTATCCCGCATGACACCTGAAGAAAAATTCTGGCAACTCTTTATGATTCCCGGCGATCTTGACAACGCTGATTCAACACAATACAAAAACGGGATATTTGGTTTCCAGGTAAGCGCCGCATCCAAAGGAGATGCGGGTGGGCAAATGCTGAATTACAACACGAATGAAAATGGTTTAGTGCTTGCCAGGAAAATAAACAGCATACAAAAATATTTTGTAGAGCATACACGATTAGGTATTCCTATCATAGCATTTGATGAAGCATTGCATGGATTGGTTAGAGACGGCGCAACTGCTTTCCCACAAGCCATTGCATTATCTGCAACCTGGGATACAATTTTAATGCGCACCGTTGCTAGAGCAATTGCAGAGGAAACAAAAGCAAGAGGCATAAGAGATATTTTAACACCTGTTGTAAACATTGCAAGTGATGTACGCTGGGGAAGAACAGAAGAAACCTACGGTGAAGACCCATTTCTTACAAGCGAAATGGGCGTGGCATTTGTAAGTGCTTTTGAAAAGATGGGCATTGTTACAACACCCAAACATTTTGTTGCCAATGTTGGCGATGGCGGCAGGGACAGTTATCCCATTCACTGGAATGAAAGACTGCTTGATGAAATTTATTTAGCGCCGTTTAAAGCATGTATAGAAAGAGGTGGTTCCCGTTCTGTGATGAGTGCATACAATACAGTAGATGGAACATCTGCATCTTCTAATAAATGGTTGCTGACTGATAAACTAAAAAAGGAATGGGGTTTTGGTGGCTTTGTTATTTCTGACGCTAATGCAGTCGGCGGAGATGTAGTGCTGCATTATACTGCTAAAGATTATGCAGAAGCAGGAAAGAATGCAGTTAATGGTGGGCTTGATGTAATCTTTCAAACGGAATATAAACATCATCAACTTTTTATTCCGCCATTTTTAAATGGTGAAGTTGATCAGCAAAGAATTGATGATGCCGTATCGAGAGTTTTAAAAGCAAAATTTGAATTAGGTTTATTTGAACAGCCTTATGTTTCGGAAGAAGCGGTAAGAGAATTGATGAAGGATAAAACGCACAAGGTAATTGCAAAGCAATCCGCACTTGAATCAATCGTTTTATTGAAGAACGAAAAAAATACTTTGCCTTTAAATAAAAACATCAAAACCATTGCTGTTATTGGGGAAGAAGCAACAGCAGCCAGACTTGGAGGCTATAGTGGCACAGGTAACGGCAAAATCAATATGCTTAATGGAATTAAAGAGAAAGCTGCCAATACGAAAGTATTGTATGCACCCGGAGCAGGTATAAGAAGTGATGACTGGGTTGTTGTGCCTGCTGAAAATTTGCATTATAATAAAGAAGAAGGATTGCATGCAGAATATTTCAGTAACATCACATTAGCAGGAACACCAACTGTTACAAGAACAGACAAGCAGATCAATTTTGGCTGGACATTATTTTCGCCCGATCCAAAACTTGATCTTGATTTTTATTCAGCAAGATGGGCTGGTAAGATCACTTCACCTAAAACGGGAAATTTTAAAATTGGTTTGGATGGTAACGACGGTTTTCGTTTGTACATCAACAATAAACTTATAATTGATAACTGGAAAAAACAGACATATAGTACGCTGCTAACAGACTATTATTTTGAAAAAGCAAAGCAATATGATATTCGTATTGAATTCTTTGAACCCAATGGCAATGCACATCTTAAGTTGATCTGGAATGTGGATGTAAACAATAACTGGAAACAAAAAATCCAGGAGGCTGTTACCACTGCACAAAAAGCAGATGTCGCAATTGTTACGGTTGGCATACATGAAGGTGAGTTCCAGGACAGAGCCATGTTATCATTGCCTGGACACCAGGAAGAACTCATTAAAGCAGTTGCTGCTACAGGCAAACCTGTTGTTGTGTTGCTTATTGGCGGCAGCGCAATTACTATGAACAACTGGCTTGATAAAGTAAACAGCGTTGTTGATGTTTGGTATCCCGGTGAAGAAGGCGGGCATGCAGTTGCAGACATTTTGTTTGGTGATTATAACCCCGCAGGCCGTTTGCCCATTACGTTTCCAATAGATGAATCGCAATTACCGTTGGTATATAATCACAAGCCAACAGGTCGTGGTGATGATTATTATAACTTAACGGGCTTACCACTTTTCCCTTTTGGTTTTGGTCTTAGCTATACAACTTTTGAGTATAGCAATATGCAGTTGCGCAAAAATAATATCAATCAAAAAGATTCTGCAATTGTTACATGCACTATCAAAAATACCGGCAGCAAAGATGGTGATGAAGTGGTGCAGTTATACATTCATGATCTGCTGGCATCTGTATCCAGACCTGTTATGGAGTTAAAAGGTTTTCAACGCATCCATCTTAATGCAGGTGAATCAAAAGAAATTTCTTTTACTATTACTCCGGCAATGTTGAGTATGCTTGATAAAGATCTGCACACTGTTGTTGAACCGGGGGATTTCAGAATAATGATCGGTGCTTCATCAAGAGATCTGAGATTGAAACAAACATTAACAGTAAAAGAATAA
- a CDS encoding Pr6Pr family membrane protein — protein MHTNQSMKEKTFRIIAFLFGLTTLAAQFVIMMKGAEGTEIITRVVRFFSFMTILTNILVALAYILPLSSPSSKTGKFFAKPDTQSAILVYISIVSLGYHFLLAKIWNPQGLQYWVDKSLHYAVPAIYLLFYLLFVKKGTLAYNNIYKWLLYPFMYLVYAITRGLITNDYPYPFLDFSKHDASRVFTIITVLFIGYIAVSLLIVLYDRVYRKKI, from the coding sequence ATGCATACCAACCAAAGTATGAAAGAAAAGACATTCCGTATCATAGCATTTCTTTTTGGGTTAACTACATTGGCCGCACAGTTTGTTATAATGATGAAAGGCGCTGAAGGCACTGAAATTATTACAAGGGTTGTAAGATTTTTCAGCTTTATGACTATTCTTACAAACATACTTGTTGCACTTGCTTATATATTGCCATTATCATCTCCATCATCAAAAACCGGAAAGTTTTTTGCAAAGCCTGATACACAATCTGCAATATTGGTTTATATTAGTATTGTTTCTCTTGGTTATCACTTCTTACTGGCTAAAATATGGAACCCGCAAGGCTTGCAATACTGGGTTGATAAATCTTTGCATTATGCTGTTCCAGCTATATACCTTTTATTTTATCTTCTTTTTGTAAAGAAAGGTACACTTGCCTATAACAATATTTATAAATGGCTGCTTTATCCTTTTATGTATTTGGTATATGCCATAACAAGAGGTCTGATTACCAATGATTACCCATACCCTTTTCTTGATTTCAGCAAACATGACGCCAGCAGGGTCTTTACTATTATTACCGTTCTTTTTATAGGTTATATAGCCGTCTCCTTATTGATAGTTCTATACGACAGGGTTTACCGCAAAAAAATATAA
- a CDS encoding Gfo/Idh/MocA family protein: MNRRNFVRNAGLTTASLAFFANNKLFAADKADEKVKIAVIGVGARGSGHVELLLGREDVDLVAICDVENRALTSTKDIITKSGKKMPQVFTGDNYAWKTMLEKVPVDGVVIATPWEWHKPMIIGALEAGVKYVGSEVVIGITLQDHWDVVKAAEQHNAHVMMMENVCYRRDVMAVLNMVRQGLFGELIHLQGGYQHDLREVKFNDGVHIYGHGVEFGEKAFSEAHWRTEHSVHRNGDLYPTHGIGPIANYININRGNRFLTLCSFATKSRGLHNHIVKNGGENHPNAKVNFKLGDVVTTNISCANGETILLQHDTNSPRPYSLGFRVQGTEGLWMDVNNSIYIQDKSAKNDQWDNAQTWLDKYDHPLWARWSKETAGAGHGGMDFFVIHALVESIKRKVPTPMDVYDAAAWSAITPLSEQSIELGNQTVEFPDFTGGQWMYRKPVFSLTNEF; encoded by the coding sequence ATGAATCGCAGGAACTTTGTAAGAAATGCAGGATTAACCACGGCTTCTTTAGCCTTCTTTGCCAACAATAAATTATTTGCCGCAGACAAAGCGGATGAAAAAGTAAAAATAGCTGTTATAGGTGTGGGTGCACGTGGCAGCGGCCATGTGGAACTTTTATTGGGTAGAGAAGATGTAGATTTAGTAGCCATATGCGATGTAGAGAACCGTGCATTAACCAGCACCAAAGACATTATTACGAAAAGTGGTAAAAAAATGCCACAGGTTTTTACAGGTGATAATTATGCATGGAAAACAATGCTGGAGAAAGTTCCTGTGGATGGTGTTGTAATTGCAACACCATGGGAATGGCATAAACCCATGATCATTGGCGCATTGGAAGCAGGTGTAAAATATGTAGGTTCAGAAGTTGTAATAGGCATAACGTTACAGGATCACTGGGATGTTGTAAAAGCTGCAGAGCAGCACAATGCGCATGTGATGATGATGGAAAATGTTTGTTACCGCAGAGATGTGATGGCAGTATTAAACATGGTGCGCCAGGGCTTGTTTGGAGAGCTTATACATTTACAGGGCGGTTACCAGCATGACCTGCGTGAAGTAAAATTCAATGATGGTGTTCACATATATGGGCACGGCGTTGAGTTTGGTGAAAAAGCATTTTCAGAAGCGCATTGGAGAACAGAACATTCCGTTCATCGCAACGGTGATCTTTACCCAACACATGGTATAGGGCCAATTGCGAATTATATTAATATAAATCGTGGCAACAGGTTTCTTACATTATGCTCTTTTGCTACAAAATCAAGAGGGTTGCATAACCATATTGTAAAGAATGGCGGAGAAAATCATCCGAATGCAAAAGTGAATTTTAAATTGGGTGATGTGGTTACAACCAATATCAGTTGTGCTAATGGCGAAACAATTTTGCTACAACATGATACTAATTCACCAAGACCTTATTCATTAGGCTTTCGTGTGCAGGGCACAGAAGGTTTGTGGATGGATGTAAATAACAGTATTTATATTCAGGATAAATCTGCAAAGAATGATCAATGGGATAATGCACAAACCTGGCTTGACAAATATGATCATCCTTTATGGGCAAGATGGAGCAAAGAAACGGCAGGCGCAGGTCATGGTGGCATGGACTTTTTTGTGATACATGCATTGGTAGAATCTATCAAACGCAAAGTGCCTACACCAATGGATGTTTATGATGCTGCAGCATGGAGTGCCATTACGCCTTTGAGTGAACAATCTATTGAACTGGGCAATCAAACTGTTGAGTTTCCTGATTTCACCGGTGGACAGTGGATGTATCGTAAACCTGTGTTTTCACTTACCAATGAATTTTAG